From one Thermatribacter velox genomic stretch:
- a CDS encoding type IV pilus twitching motility protein PilT: protein MDIIELLKEVIERGASDLHLTVGKPPTFRIDGRLIFSDHPPLSSQDTEEMARSLLDSKRWQKFVEENELDFSTGIPQVGRFRVNVYRQRGSCGLAIRALSYHIPSMEELGLPVSVLQKLASLPRGLILVTGPTGSGKSTTLASMIDYINSTRSCHIVTIEDPIEYLHAHKKSLVNQREVGSDTPSFESALVHALRQDPDVILVGEMRNLETVNIALQAAETGHLVMATLHTNNAPQSVDRIIDIFPPHQQLQVRVQLASCIQGIISQQLLPRADGKGRVPACEVMIANNAIRNLIREGKSYQIYSVMQTNRAQGMITMDQALFELYQKGLITWESALERAVDPKELLLWKGGK, encoded by the coding sequence ATGGATATTATTGAGCTTTTGAAAGAGGTAATTGAGCGGGGAGCTTCAGATTTGCACCTTACGGTGGGAAAACCTCCCACTTTTCGGATAGATGGGAGGTTAATTTTTTCTGACCATCCCCCTTTATCTTCCCAGGATACCGAGGAAATGGCTCGCTCGCTCCTTGACAGCAAGAGATGGCAAAAGTTTGTGGAGGAAAATGAGCTTGACTTTTCAACCGGCATTCCCCAGGTGGGACGTTTCAGAGTGAACGTTTATCGCCAGCGCGGCTCCTGTGGTCTGGCAATACGTGCTTTGAGTTACCACATACCCTCCATGGAGGAGCTGGGGCTTCCGGTCTCTGTTCTGCAAAAGCTGGCTTCCCTTCCTCGGGGGCTGATTCTGGTTACCGGACCCACCGGAAGCGGAAAGTCCACCACTCTTGCTTCGATGATTGACTACATCAATTCCACTCGCTCCTGCCACATCGTTACCATCGAAGACCCGATTGAATACTTGCATGCCCATAAAAAAAGCCTGGTCAACCAGCGGGAAGTTGGCTCCGATACGCCGTCTTTTGAAAGTGCCCTGGTCCATGCCCTGCGCCAGGACCCCGACGTTATACTGGTTGGGGAAATGCGTAACCTGGAAACCGTAAACATCGCTCTCCAGGCGGCAGAAACCGGGCACTTAGTCATGGCCACGCTGCACACTAACAACGCTCCCCAGAGCGTTGACCGTATCATCGATATCTTCCCCCCTCACCAGCAACTCCAGGTGCGGGTTCAGCTGGCAAGCTGTATCCAGGGGATAATCTCCCAGCAGCTGCTCCCCCGAGCAGATGGTAAAGGCAGAGTGCCTGCCTGTGAAGTGATGATTGCCAACAACGCTATCCGCAACCTGATTCGCGAAGGTAAATCCTACCAAATCTATAGCGTTATGCAGACCAATCGTGCTCAAGGCATGATAACCATGGATCAGGCACTTTTTGAACTTTACCAAAAGGGGTTAATCACCTGGGAAAGTGCGCTGGAGCGGGCAGTTGACCCCAAGGAACTCTTGCTCTGGAAAGGTGGCAAGTAA
- the gspE gene encoding type II secretion system ATPase GspE, protein MNSRKLGEILVERGKITPQELQEALTIQKETGEKLGEILLRKGLVTERDLFDALAQQLGAPYVDLSNYLIDPKVVALLPEKFCRQHKVVLIGEENGTLLLAMANPVDVVAIDRVEMMTRRKVKPLMAPAEDIERTINTYYGIGESVEEIVREVEDEGGALALSMDEEEIRIDQLRALGEEAPIVRVVNMIILQAIRSGASDIHIEPQEEKVRIRFRVDGILRDATSTSVKVHPALVSRVKILARMDIAERRLPQDGRFQVMVDNRAVDFRVSSLPTIYGEKIVMRILDKSALVLDLDRLGFEPEELERFYRIIQYPYGMILLTGPTGSGKTTTLYSALNFINKPDLNIITIEDPVEYRLEGINQVQVKPQIGLTFANVLRSIMRQDPDVIMVGEIRDRETAEIAVHAALTGHLVFSTLHTNTACGAVIRLAEMGVAPYLISSALVGAVAQRLVRKICTFCRIPIEVKGEIAREISEGEESVVTVYRGKGCSRCNQTGYRGRVAVSEVLVMDEELRQMVLSGVTERELARKAQEKGMRTLRENALRKVRAGITTIEEAYRVTGNFL, encoded by the coding sequence CTGAATTCGCGAAAACTGGGTGAAATACTGGTTGAGCGGGGCAAGATAACCCCTCAGGAGTTGCAGGAAGCACTAACAATTCAGAAGGAAACCGGCGAAAAGCTGGGTGAAATTCTCCTCAGAAAAGGCCTGGTTACGGAACGAGACCTTTTTGACGCCCTTGCCCAGCAACTGGGAGCTCCCTACGTGGACCTCAGCAATTACCTGATTGACCCCAAGGTGGTCGCCCTGCTTCCCGAAAAGTTCTGCCGCCAGCACAAAGTGGTTTTGATAGGAGAGGAAAACGGTACTTTGCTTTTGGCCATGGCTAACCCTGTGGACGTGGTAGCCATTGACCGGGTAGAGATGATGACCCGTCGTAAAGTGAAACCCCTTATGGCTCCCGCAGAAGATATTGAAAGAACCATAAACACCTATTACGGCATCGGAGAATCGGTTGAAGAGATTGTGAGGGAAGTAGAAGATGAGGGTGGAGCGCTTGCTCTTTCTATGGATGAAGAGGAAATCCGCATCGACCAGCTCCGGGCCTTGGGTGAAGAAGCTCCTATCGTGCGGGTGGTCAACATGATCATTCTCCAGGCTATCCGCAGTGGCGCCAGCGACATTCACATTGAGCCCCAGGAAGAGAAAGTGCGCATTCGCTTCCGGGTTGATGGTATTCTTCGGGATGCAACCTCCACCTCGGTGAAAGTCCACCCCGCCCTGGTCTCCAGGGTGAAAATTCTGGCCCGGATGGACATCGCCGAGCGCCGCCTGCCCCAGGACGGCCGCTTCCAGGTAATGGTTGACAACCGGGCTGTCGATTTCCGGGTATCCTCGCTTCCCACCATTTACGGCGAAAAAATCGTGATGCGCATTCTTGACAAATCTGCTCTGGTTCTGGACTTAGACCGCCTGGGTTTTGAACCTGAAGAACTCGAAAGGTTTTATCGGATTATCCAGTACCCCTACGGCATGATTTTGCTCACCGGACCTACCGGAAGTGGAAAAACCACTACTCTGTACTCAGCGCTCAACTTTATCAACAAACCCGATTTGAACATAATCACCATTGAAGACCCGGTAGAGTACCGCCTGGAGGGTATTAACCAGGTACAGGTAAAACCCCAAATTGGCCTCACCTTTGCCAACGTTTTACGTTCCATCATGCGTCAGGACCCTGATGTCATCATGGTGGGTGAGATTCGGGACCGCGAAACGGCTGAAATAGCGGTTCACGCAGCGCTCACCGGGCACCTGGTTTTCTCCACTCTGCACACCAACACTGCCTGTGGAGCAGTAATCCGGCTTGCTGAGATGGGTGTAGCCCCTTACCTGATTTCTTCAGCCCTGGTTGGTGCCGTGGCTCAGCGCTTGGTGCGCAAGATATGCACTTTTTGTCGGATACCTATTGAGGTGAAAGGAGAAATTGCTCGGGAAATAAGCGAGGGTGAAGAGAGCGTGGTCACCGTGTATCGAGGCAAGGGTTGTTCTCGCTGCAACCAAACCGGCTACCGAGGCAGAGTAGCAGTGAGCGAGGTCTTAGTCATGGACGAAGAATTGCGGCAGATGGTGCTTTCAGGAGTCACCGAGCGGGAGCTTGCCCGCAAGGCGCAGGAAAAGGGTATGCGTACCTTGAGAGAAAACGCCCTGCGCAAGGTCCGCGCAGGTATCACCACCATTGAAGAGGCTTACCGGGTAACCGGCAATTTTCTGTAA
- a CDS encoding shikimate dehydrogenase — MRITSEFSLLALLGHPVQHSLSPLFQNAALQKLGLPYVYLAFDVAPDDLKDALYGLKALGFRGANLTVPHKELAVNFMDSLHEHAALLEAVNTVVNENGKLVGYNTDVIGFMKALHKNGAQLEGREVLLLGAGGAARAVACALNEVKVTRIWVANRSWERARLFLEWSRKALTCPVESLSWTSLFEQPDKEPTFREIYAIINATALGLKGEEIPLPWGYLSGLHWVIDLVYGKKGTPLVKKAEEKNIRNFDGRDMLIFQGAESFRLFTGHQAPLDVMFGALES; from the coding sequence ATGCGGATAACGTCAGAATTTTCACTGCTTGCGCTCCTGGGACATCCTGTCCAGCATTCCCTTTCTCCTCTTTTTCAAAACGCTGCGCTCCAGAAACTGGGACTTCCCTATGTGTACCTTGCTTTCGATGTTGCTCCCGATGATTTAAAAGATGCGCTCTATGGCTTGAAAGCGCTGGGATTCAGGGGTGCCAATCTCACCGTGCCCCATAAGGAACTGGCAGTGAATTTTATGGATAGCCTGCATGAGCATGCTGCGTTGCTGGAAGCAGTGAACACCGTGGTAAACGAAAACGGAAAGTTGGTCGGCTATAATACTGATGTAATAGGTTTTATGAAAGCCCTGCACAAAAATGGGGCACAGCTTGAAGGCAGAGAGGTACTTCTCTTGGGAGCCGGAGGGGCAGCCCGAGCAGTGGCCTGTGCACTGAATGAAGTAAAGGTTACCAGAATATGGGTTGCTAACCGTAGCTGGGAAAGAGCCAGGCTTTTTCTGGAGTGGTCTCGCAAAGCTCTCACCTGTCCGGTGGAGAGTCTAAGCTGGACAAGCCTTTTTGAACAACCAGATAAAGAACCAACCTTCAGGGAGATTTATGCTATAATCAACGCAACGGCACTGGGCTTAAAAGGTGAGGAGATACCCCTTCCCTGGGGATATCTTTCAGGCCTTCACTGGGTTATAGACCTTGTCTATGGCAAGAAAGGAACGCCGCTTGTGAAAAAGGCAGAGGAGAAAAACATCAGGAACTTTGACGGAAGGGATATGCTGATTTTTCAGGGAGCGGAAAGCTTCCGATTGTTTACTGGGCACCAGGCCCCGCTTGATGTGATGTTCGGGGCACTCGAAAGCTAA
- a CDS encoding YqeG family HAD IIIA-type phosphatase gives MKSLFRRWLPDLYVRKLSDIPLDALRKRGIKGFILDLDNTLVAWNGYQLSPDTVSWMQRVKNLGFQVYIVSNALPRRVRYFSEKLEVPGIHSARKPRRRGFREALKAMGLERSEVAVVGDQVFTDVWGGNRMGLFTILVIPLNKKEFLLTRLVRKIERWLLKKHWRKA, from the coding sequence ATGAAGTCTCTGTTTCGCAGATGGCTGCCGGACCTTTACGTAAGAAAACTTTCTGATATTCCTCTTGATGCACTGCGCAAAAGAGGAATAAAAGGTTTTATTCTGGACCTTGACAACACCCTGGTGGCCTGGAATGGATACCAGCTTTCTCCAGATACCGTTTCCTGGATGCAACGGGTTAAAAACCTGGGCTTTCAAGTGTACATTGTTTCCAACGCTCTACCGCGGCGAGTCCGCTACTTTTCTGAAAAGCTTGAGGTTCCGGGAATCCATTCTGCACGCAAGCCACGCCGTCGTGGATTTCGGGAAGCGCTCAAAGCTATGGGCCTGGAACGCTCAGAAGTGGCAGTAGTAGGGGACCAGGTGTTCACTGATGTGTGGGGCGGGAATCGGATGGGTCTTTTTACCATCCTGGTCATTCCGCTCAACAAAAAGGAATTTCTTTTGACCCGCCTGGTCCGCAAAATAGAGAGATGGTTACTCAAAAAGCACTGGAGGAAAGCATAG
- the mltG gene encoding endolytic transglycosylase MltG, which yields MKSKTVLELSLLWIICVLVYLWFYADFSEGESFKEVLIPKGLSVREIALLLKDEAIIRNPWPFQVMAGLVAPRGLRAGSYLLKRGMPPAQLVEILTRGEQLLVKVTFPEGFTSQQMAQVLEEKGICSKEEYLSLVDNPTLFDREWLKGLSSLEGFLFPDTYFFSVPASPHQVIEAQLERFEETFLREHYWKSEAPLPLQGLVILASLVEREAKAAEDRPLIASVFLNRLQAGMKLQSCASVVYALYREKGVWVDHLTLEDLKINSPFNTYLSKGLPPQPICNPGLASLLAVLYPEKSDYLYFVLGEDGRHRFSRTYREHLENREQVTP from the coding sequence ATGAAGTCAAAAACCGTTCTTGAGCTCTCCCTTTTGTGGATAATATGTGTTCTGGTCTATCTTTGGTTTTACGCTGACTTTTCCGAAGGGGAAAGTTTTAAAGAGGTGCTGATTCCCAAAGGGCTGTCGGTGAGGGAAATAGCGCTTCTTTTGAAAGACGAAGCAATCATTCGAAATCCCTGGCCTTTCCAGGTCATGGCTGGTTTGGTTGCTCCCCGGGGACTGCGTGCTGGGAGTTACCTCCTAAAACGAGGAATGCCCCCTGCACAACTCGTGGAAATACTTACCAGGGGTGAACAGCTCCTCGTTAAGGTTACCTTTCCAGAAGGCTTCACTTCTCAGCAAATGGCCCAGGTGCTGGAAGAAAAGGGGATTTGCTCCAAGGAAGAATACCTCTCTCTGGTTGATAATCCTACCCTTTTTGATCGGGAGTGGTTGAAAGGACTCTCTTCCTTAGAAGGTTTTCTTTTTCCAGATACCTATTTTTTCTCAGTGCCCGCTTCCCCTCATCAGGTCATCGAAGCACAGCTTGAGCGCTTTGAAGAAACTTTCCTGAGAGAACATTACTGGAAGAGCGAGGCCCCGCTTCCTTTGCAGGGCCTGGTTATCCTGGCCTCACTGGTAGAGCGGGAAGCCAAAGCTGCTGAAGACCGTCCCCTGATTGCTTCTGTATTCCTGAACCGCCTGCAAGCCGGCATGAAGCTGCAATCCTGTGCCTCTGTAGTTTATGCTCTGTATAGGGAAAAGGGGGTCTGGGTTGACCATCTAACGCTTGAAGATTTAAAAATCAATTCTCCCTTTAATACTTATCTTTCCAAGGGGCTTCCTCCCCAACCTATTTGCAATCCGGGTCTTGCTTCTTTGCTTGCAGTACTTTATCCTGAAAAAAGCGACTACCTTTACTTTGTGCTCGGTGAGGATGGTCGGCACCGTTTTTCTCGTACTTACAGGGAACACCTTGAAAACCGGGAGCAGGTTACCCCATGA
- the ruvX gene encoding Holliday junction resolvase RuvX, with amino-acid sequence MGSVRGGTVQAGKQRIPRIMAIDWGTRHLGLAFNRGSNFAFSGGVLAGGTLQETVSRVLEQARKNQIELIVVGFPLRLGGEEKREANLVRKFLEKLKKEFSGEVVLLDERLTTKEAERRLLEADLSRSRRKKIIDQLAAVILLETYLKRYEVKNRS; translated from the coding sequence ATGGGCAGCGTTCGTGGAGGAACTGTGCAGGCTGGTAAACAGAGAATCCCCAGAATAATGGCTATCGACTGGGGAACCAGGCACCTGGGCCTGGCTTTCAATCGGGGCAGCAACTTTGCTTTTTCAGGGGGAGTCTTGGCTGGAGGCACTCTCCAGGAGACGGTCTCCAGAGTACTTGAGCAAGCCCGAAAAAACCAAATTGAGCTTATCGTGGTGGGTTTTCCGCTGCGGCTGGGAGGAGAGGAAAAGCGGGAGGCCAACCTGGTGAGAAAGTTCCTGGAAAAGCTAAAGAAAGAGTTTTCCGGAGAAGTGGTTCTCCTCGATGAGCGTCTCACCACCAAAGAAGCAGAACGTAGGCTACTCGAAGCGGATCTTTCCCGTAGTCGGAGAAAAAAAATCATTGACCAGCTTGCAGCGGTTATCCTGCTTGAAACCTACCTTAAACGCTATGAAGTCAAAAACCGTTCTTGA
- the alaS gene encoding alanine--tRNA ligase, whose protein sequence is MNSNQLRQLFLSFFEEKGHRVLPSASLIPDDPTLLLTIAGMVPFKPFFLGKKEPLYPRVCTVQKCVRVSDLDKVGFTRRHHTFFEMLGNFSFGDYFKKEACIFAWEFLVHRLKLSEEKLWVSVHEKDEEAFHIWKDVVGVPEEKIVLLGDEDNFWASGPVGPCGYCSEIYFDFGERLSCGKPECKPGCDCDRYLEVWNLVFMEFDRQSDGSLRELPRKNIDTGMGLERIASVVQGVDSNFETDLFLPIIEELKKRSGLDYHSSTLPFFRVVADHVRAVTFLIADGIFPSNEGRGYVLRRLIRRAYRYGRKLGLEKPFLYELVFKVIEIMKDFYPELVDKSRLISQVVFQEEEKFDLTLKSGLSLLEEMVSKARKEGLKTVSGREIFKLYDTYGFPADVAREVLQEEGLDYSDEEFKQEMEAQRLRGKKAFQEKEQALRDYKALEEALGSFKSEFTGYDSLEGESKILVLLSKEGFCDQAAQGEEVFLVLERTPFYPEKGGQEWDTGFIIAPQGLARINRVFLVGESCIVHQGRVERGRLQAGEVVVARVDSRRRRMLAIHHTCTHLLHRALRNLLGEQVKQAGSWVGEQGLRFDFAHFAPLTEEEIKAVEAEVNAKIFEDLPVVVSYTTLEEARRSGVIALFDEKYQKEVRVVRVLGYSAELCGGTHLTRTAQAGLFRIISEGSIGSGIRRIEAVAGPLALERFQKDAQLVKSLKEAVEIDESQLLDKVQGLLEENKQLKKELTQFKRQATVDLVRQKILESKERVFSHLFSDASLDIETLRPVFDELRDQPLSRVVVLGMEKEGRVQGLVGTTGQLVRNLDLKKLVKEALKVSGGGGGGRPHLVQFGGVPRDKWAAFVEELCRLVNRESPE, encoded by the coding sequence ATGAACAGCAACCAACTGAGGCAGCTGTTTCTATCCTTCTTTGAAGAAAAAGGACACCGGGTCCTTCCCAGTGCTTCCCTGATACCAGATGATCCTACTCTCCTTTTGACCATAGCGGGTATGGTTCCCTTCAAACCTTTCTTCCTGGGTAAAAAAGAGCCCCTGTATCCGCGCGTGTGCACGGTCCAAAAGTGTGTACGGGTGAGCGACCTGGACAAGGTGGGCTTTACCAGGCGCCATCATACTTTTTTTGAAATGTTGGGCAACTTCTCCTTCGGAGATTACTTTAAAAAAGAAGCCTGCATCTTTGCCTGGGAGTTCCTGGTGCACAGGCTGAAGCTGTCTGAAGAGAAACTCTGGGTTTCGGTTCACGAAAAAGACGAAGAAGCTTTTCACATCTGGAAGGACGTGGTGGGGGTACCTGAAGAGAAAATCGTCCTTCTGGGGGATGAGGACAATTTCTGGGCCTCTGGTCCCGTGGGTCCCTGCGGTTACTGTTCAGAAATCTATTTTGACTTTGGAGAGAGGCTTTCCTGTGGGAAGCCAGAGTGTAAACCCGGCTGCGATTGTGACCGCTATCTTGAGGTCTGGAATCTGGTATTTATGGAATTTGACCGACAGAGCGATGGCAGCTTGCGTGAGCTCCCGCGCAAAAACATTGACACCGGAATGGGGCTGGAGCGCATTGCCTCGGTGGTGCAGGGAGTAGACAGCAATTTCGAAACCGATCTTTTCCTACCCATCATCGAAGAGCTCAAGAAGCGGAGCGGACTTGATTACCATTCTTCTACTCTTCCTTTTTTTAGAGTAGTTGCTGACCATGTGCGGGCAGTTACTTTCTTGATTGCCGACGGAATTTTTCCTTCCAACGAAGGCAGAGGCTATGTCCTGCGCAGGTTGATTCGCAGAGCCTATCGCTATGGCAGGAAGTTGGGACTTGAGAAGCCTTTCCTGTATGAACTGGTCTTCAAAGTTATTGAAATAATGAAGGATTTTTACCCAGAGCTCGTTGATAAATCACGCCTGATTTCTCAGGTAGTTTTTCAGGAAGAAGAAAAGTTCGACCTTACTCTGAAGTCAGGGCTTTCTCTGCTGGAAGAGATGGTGAGCAAAGCCAGAAAAGAAGGGCTGAAAACAGTTTCAGGTAGGGAAATATTCAAGCTTTACGACACCTATGGTTTTCCAGCCGATGTGGCTCGGGAAGTGCTTCAGGAAGAGGGCCTGGACTATTCTGATGAAGAGTTCAAGCAGGAAATGGAAGCCCAGCGCCTGCGGGGCAAAAAGGCTTTCCAAGAAAAAGAACAGGCACTCAGGGATTACAAAGCCCTTGAAGAGGCGCTTGGTTCATTCAAAAGCGAGTTCACAGGCTATGATAGCCTGGAAGGGGAGAGCAAAATTCTGGTTTTGTTGAGCAAAGAAGGCTTCTGTGACCAGGCTGCACAAGGAGAAGAGGTTTTTCTGGTCCTGGAACGGACTCCCTTTTACCCGGAAAAAGGTGGTCAAGAATGGGATACCGGCTTTATCATTGCCCCACAGGGGTTGGCAAGGATAAATAGGGTTTTCTTGGTGGGGGAGTCCTGCATTGTCCATCAAGGACGGGTGGAACGAGGCAGGCTGCAAGCGGGCGAGGTGGTGGTTGCCCGGGTTGATTCCCGAAGAAGGAGAATGCTGGCTATTCATCACACCTGCACCCATCTGCTTCACCGGGCGCTGCGCAATCTGCTTGGAGAACAGGTTAAACAGGCTGGTTCCTGGGTAGGTGAGCAGGGGTTGAGGTTTGACTTTGCCCATTTTGCTCCCCTCACTGAGGAGGAAATCAAAGCGGTGGAAGCAGAAGTCAACGCAAAAATTTTTGAAGACCTGCCAGTTGTGGTGAGCTATACCACCCTGGAGGAGGCCCGCCGGAGTGGAGTGATTGCTCTTTTTGACGAGAAATACCAGAAAGAGGTACGGGTAGTGCGGGTTTTGGGGTACTCTGCAGAACTGTGCGGAGGAACACATCTTACTCGAACTGCTCAAGCTGGCCTTTTTCGAATAATTTCTGAAGGAAGCATAGGTTCTGGCATACGCCGTATAGAAGCTGTAGCTGGTCCACTGGCTCTGGAAAGGTTCCAAAAAGACGCACAATTGGTAAAATCGCTTAAAGAAGCGGTTGAAATCGATGAATCGCAACTTCTTGATAAAGTGCAGGGGTTACTCGAAGAGAATAAGCAGCTTAAAAAGGAGTTAACTCAGTTTAAAAGACAGGCAACAGTGGACCTCGTTCGCCAGAAAATCCTGGAAAGCAAGGAACGGGTATTTTCCCATCTCTTTAGCGACGCCTCCTTGGATATCGAAACTCTGCGTCCAGTTTTTGATGAATTACGAGACCAGCCTCTTTCCCGGGTGGTTGTTTTGGGGATGGAAAAAGAGGGTCGAGTTCAGGGTCTGGTGGGCACCACCGGACAATTAGTAAGGAATCTGGACCTTAAAAAGCTGGTCAAAGAAGCCCTCAAGGTTTCCGGGGGTGGGGGAGGAGGTCGACCTCACCTGGTCCAGTTTGGGGGTGTACCCCGGGACAAATGGGCAGCGTTCGTGGAGGAACTGTGCAGGCTGGTAAACAGAGAATCCCCAGAATAA
- a CDS encoding ExsB family protein, with translation MMLDKERSSLFKLFSSVKEELKNVASSFEKVVVAFSGGVDSTLALFIAICALGREKVIACTVDWGKYLPSQARRNVEALVREFGVKQVWIDGEKDIVSVARGGPACNRCTRKAKLGKIRAHFGEKVLIVGGFNRSDSWGMRGIKFFNGTFSPLFQFDKTTILKLAHFLEIPILRIGENEQREGCFLKHLLKPLASDFHGSAVAKSNAYLLNTLERSNFHARIANVKIIGTLRKNIALVNLSPSPPPTLRKTLDANLRAISEVDEIFWVEKPLTLVARANPGQYNNAEALYWIERGKLQPDFVVPITVRWLPSTNRRLNTFQVVDFEERRSSYEQQPTEAAVSILL, from the coding sequence ATGATGCTGGATAAGGAACGTTCTTCGCTTTTTAAGCTTTTTAGTTCGGTCAAGGAAGAACTGAAGAACGTAGCTTCCTCTTTCGAAAAAGTGGTAGTTGCTTTTTCGGGGGGCGTAGACAGTACACTCGCCCTGTTCATTGCTATCTGTGCGCTGGGCAGAGAAAAGGTTATTGCTTGCACCGTAGACTGGGGTAAGTACTTACCCTCCCAGGCAAGAAGGAATGTGGAAGCGTTGGTTCGCGAATTTGGAGTAAAGCAGGTATGGATTGACGGAGAAAAAGATATTGTCTCTGTGGCCCGGGGAGGTCCTGCTTGTAACCGCTGTACCCGTAAAGCCAAGTTGGGCAAAATAAGGGCTCATTTTGGTGAAAAAGTGCTTATCGTGGGAGGGTTTAACCGCAGCGACAGCTGGGGTATGCGGGGAATCAAGTTTTTTAACGGCACCTTTTCGCCGCTTTTTCAGTTTGACAAGACAACGATCCTGAAACTTGCTCATTTTCTGGAAATTCCAATTCTGCGCATTGGAGAAAACGAGCAGCGAGAAGGCTGCTTTCTGAAACACCTTTTAAAACCCTTGGCTTCGGACTTCCATGGTAGCGCTGTGGCCAAGAGTAATGCCTACCTTTTGAACACCCTGGAGCGCTCAAACTTTCATGCCCGAATAGCCAACGTCAAAATCATCGGCACCCTTCGCAAAAACATCGCTCTGGTGAACCTTTCACCCTCTCCACCCCCCACCCTGCGAAAAACACTGGATGCAAACCTGCGGGCAATTTCGGAAGTTGATGAAATTTTCTGGGTGGAAAAACCACTCACTCTGGTAGCCAGAGCAAATCCTGGCCAGTATAATAACGCTGAGGCTCTCTACTGGATAGAGCGGGGGAAACTGCAACCAGACTTTGTGGTTCCCATAACAGTGCGATGGTTACCATCCACCAATCGGCGCTTGAACACTTTTCAGGTTGTGGACTTCGAAGAAAGGCGGTCGAGCTATGAACAGCAACCAACTGAGGCAGCTGTTTCTATCCTTCTTTGA